One Carya illinoinensis cultivar Pawnee chromosome 5, C.illinoinensisPawnee_v1, whole genome shotgun sequence genomic window, CTAGTGTTCTGGGACATAGGTCAgagaaaaactgaaaaaagaatTCCAAGAGTTCGACACCTCCAGCTTTAACAAGATCAACAAGATCGTCCTTCAATATCATAGGAACTGAACGTGGAATGGCCCCAACACCCAATACCTGGGtgttttcttgaattttgaTTTCCTGATAATCGTGGCATATTATAGAATCTTCTAATTCCTTGAACTTCGTGCCTTCACAGGGTTTAGACCTCTGCCCCTGAAGACGATAGATGagccattaatttttttttaaatgatacttGAGTGAAATAATGTGAGACATAAACTTGGATTGAGCAGAAAGTATACCTGAGAAGGGCAAAATGACGGTAGTGATACTGAGTTTCTAGCCTCCAGCTCAGGATAAACTAGAAACCTGAACAAAAACATCATAAATGATAATTAGCTAAACATTTAATTGCAAACTACCATTGGCATAAAACAGGTATCTCCCAGTTGATTGGATAATATAAATGTTTGTCTGTCATTAACAATTTAATACACACCAGACGGATGTCCAATAATGTAATTAACAACAAAACTTTATTATGATATTTCGAGAAAAAAACCAACTGAAATTGAAGGTAACTCTCCTTCACCAAATTGATAACACATTTCCCTGCAATCCTATTCATAAGCTTGCCAGTGCACCAAGCAAATTAATGTGCTAACTATTTACTAGTGCAATATGCGTGTATCCACGTGTGCGAAAAAAGTAACCAAAATAAAACCTACTTGTGCTTGCATTTCTGGCATATGTACCATCTCTCCCCTTCATACATCTTGATTGCTCCAGACCGGATCACCGTCCCTTTGAGAGTGAGAAGAATCCCCCGATGCTTCACTCGGAGATTTCCTATCCTCGGAGAAGCCTCTAACCACATCCACAAACACAGATCAAACGTACAATTTTACAACAAAAGAAACAGAATTAGCTCACAGAGCAAAGAATCCGAGAGAAGCATGGCAAACCAGGACACTCGAGCGGGGAACCGCTAACATTTATACGAACATGAATGGACTTCTTTTCGATCCCGCTATTGCAACCTTTCAAATCTCCCAATACAATTTTCTACATAGTCCAGCAAATGTCCCGCCTCAAATACTCTATTTCAATaggattttttcaaaatctacgGCTAAATAcagataaattatataaatatgtaagGACTTTGCTTAGAAATCACATACATGAGCCCAAAAAGCAGCATCGTCAAAAAAACGCAAGTGCTGGGTCGGTTGGGAGAAGACCGACTGCGCGAGCGGCGGGTCGTCCTCCATTAGCTCCGCAAAACTAATAGAAccagagaaagaaagaatttaaGAGAAGGAAgaatagagaggaaaaagagaatcAAGAACAATGTGAATAAATATATGGATATACTCGACGTAGAGAGGGTAATGAAGTTTGGCGtcggaagagagagagatggagcgGAGCTGGTCGGAGTGGCGACGAAGGAGGAAGGCCGCCATTGATTTGACGGGAGGGGAAGGTTCGGCCATGGCAGCGAGAGACGAGAAAAACCGAGCTGCGTTTGGGCGGTAAATCATGATGCCTTTTCTATTGggtgggatatatatatatttatatgtttatttaattttcctttATGGTTTTTCCTGCAAAATTGGGCCCCGTTTACGGCTTGCGAACTGGCCTAAGGCctcaaattctctctctcttctcttttttaattgaaaaattttatgtagAGTCATTTTTGTAGACTTCTTTATACATTCCAGTGATATAattgattgtgtattaaaaaaaattaatccagccaatcatatcagtggagtgcgcagatAGTGcgcaaaaataactgtatatagcattactcttttccaACTTCACAATGGAACAGCCATTCAAGAAACTCTTGGGCGTATGAAATTGAAGGCAAGGCAACCATTGAGTCGTGGaaacatttttatttagagTCGTAATGGAAACTCGTTCACAAATCACGTTGATTCCCCAAGACGGGGGGAAAGAGATGGATGTCAATGTCTATGTCATGTCCAACTCCTCGAAATTTTGTGCCCGAAAGCTGTCCTCAAAGAGAGTTCTATTGCTTGGTCGGGGAAAAGAGACCCGTGCAGTACAGAGTTGCTTCCATTGGTTACAATggagtattttctttcttttacattGCCATTCACAATCAATTAGTAATGTATGTGTGTGGTTTCTGCTTGTAGAGAATTCTATACTCTACAGGTGATACTGGTCACGAGAAAATTTGTCAAACAGTTCACCTAAAACACATCTCCAGAGGGTGGTGTTTACACAAAAATGTGATTCCTATTTTCTTAATGTTTCTGCTTACTGTGTAGGAGACTATCTGGACGGTGACATCTTCTCGATGTCCATGATATTATCATAGAgataatcatcatcatcatcatcatctttacTCAAACGTCTATGGTTTATGGTTGGCTGTTTCAATCTCTGAAATATTTCCTCCAGGGATTCCGATGAGGAAACATGTGACTCGAGTTTAGTTTCTCGAAGCTGCCGTAAAGGAATGAATCTATTAGCACCAATGTTGGACTTGAAATTTTGAAAGCCAGTCTTCATGGCTTCCCACTTGGACGTTAGTCCAGATGATGGTCCTGCTTCTGCTATTTGAGTTTTGCTTGCATCAGCAGTTGAGGAGGTGACATTTTTCTCGAAATCCTTTTTGTCGTGGTCCCTTGTGGTGGTGTGCTTCTTGTTGACTGTTTTTCTGCTCCTGCCAAATGGATCGTCCTCCTTCAAAGGTTTTAGTTGACCACCCTTTCCGACATCAGTTGCTTTCAATTCAGGGGCAACTTTATCCTGAATATGATTTTGCAAGTAACCAAcattatgagagagagagagagagagagagagagagagagagagagagagagagagagagagagagagagagagagagagagagagaacattagTCCAAAAGAGGCATGTTTACAATATTGGTGGCAGTAGTCTGTATAGAAAACATAAGAAATGGATGAATATATCATTTTTGGAACACTGGTTCaataagaagggaaaaaaaggcAGTGGTAGCTGATGATTTACATACCATACTACTGCTTCCAGATTCAAGGCTAATACTACTATTGTTGAAATTCCTTGCCAACGGAATAACATGCTCGGCGACTTTATGCCCTCGCTCAAGCCCAGACCGTTCtgagaagaaaacaaattaaattattacatTTCTGATcactaaaatttataattttatggcaCTGTTGACTCAAGTATTCGATCACATATGCACAAGAGACAATACATTTGTTGTCTGCTCACCTTTCTGCAAAATAATTACTCCTGATGGATCAAATCCATCAGTATCATCTGACTCATTCTGAAACTTGAATATCTTCCAGTTCCCACAATATTCAATCACCCGGTCAAAAAAATTGGTAGCAATTAacagggtgtatacaaccataATAAGggggtagattttattaaatccTTTTCCAAAGAAAGGGACAGCATCATCGATATTTCCCATTCTCTgcacatgaaaaataatttgaaacttTGAGTAAAATAGTCAGcctggagagagagagtcatATTGCAATGTTTCTACATAACAATTCACAATGATTTGTCACCTAGTTGGGTACTCGTGTTCTAACCAACTAGATGCAACATATATGAAGATAAGAAAGAAGCATTATGTTCTCCAAAATTATTGTGTAACATAATAACTATAACTCAAAGTAACTTCTTATGTAACAAAAGGACCCTGAGAAATTCTTATGTCCTCCAGGCCTCATTAGATTTTTGGCCCATGTAGCAATTACTTGGCGCATTTTTTTACTTAACTTTaatgcaggaaaaaaaaatctaaacaaaGAACCATTGAAAAACAATTTCCTTTATCCTCAAGCTTTATCACAGCAATTTTTTCATCACATGTATGAGAAGATGACATCTATGGGAATATGAGAAGCCATTTGTGAAGTATGCACACAACAGCAGAGAAAGACCTGTTCAAAAAGAGTTTTTTCATCTCCATCAAGACGAATGAGATTGAGAAAGTTGTATGAAATTGGAGGGGCATATCGTGCAACCATCCTGGCAGACATGTTAAAGTAAGATCTAATTACTGATTCCTCCCAAAGAGAAAACtcataaaatgaaatttatcaagtggCAAAACATAAAAAGGAAATAAGGTAAGACTTACGAGCATATCATAAGCAAGTTGACTGAGCTTGTTTGCCTGGGTGTCAGTGAGTAAAACATCAGCATTCCAATTTTAAACAAGGAATAATATGTGCACATGCACATATACATCAGAGGAATGAAAGCAGCTACCTGCAAAAAAGAATAAACCATGATGAAACAATAAATTTTCAAGATTAGACATAACCCTATTGGAGTGCAATGACAATATTAATGACCACTGTCTTCATTTTGATTATCTACATGGTGCATATTGATTTTAAGGAAATTGACATAGACACCAATTCTCACTCTCAAATTTCCTTGGGGTTGCAGGCACAAAGAAATGAGAAGATTTAGGCTTGTCTACAAGAGTTATACCtaacaaataaatatggaaatggcacatttttcaatttcgtAAATATATGATTCTGCAAACAATAAAATAAGCCCATCTTTCATCAGGATTATGACACAGACAATATAGTATtgatgaaagaagaagaaatgacatAACTGTATCGAGCTTTGATATCCTATTATGTGACTTAAATGACATGGTTTACTTATGACTACCACCTGTAATCTAATATAGCGTAACTCACAGTAATTACTTATTATCAGAGAGAAAAATGTTTGAT contains:
- the LOC122310483 gene encoding LMBR1 domain-containing protein 2 homolog A-like isoform X4; amino-acid sequence: MACSNTFGLVTGAFLLGFGLSEIPKGIWRNSDWTARRKVLTHKIAKTALKLDDAHQEFSNAIVIAQATSKQMSKRDPLRPYMNIIDNMLLHMLKEDPSFKPQGGRLGENDMDYDTDEKTMATLRRQLRGAREEYYRCRSEYMNFVLEALQLEDTVKNYEHRNATGWKYISSFRPEHMGTLGSLLDMTELMWRCILQKQLKKLLAIILGCISAAIILAEATILPSGVDLSLFSILINAVKRQEVFVQVAAFIPLMYMCMCTYYSLFKIGMLMFYSLTPRQTSSVNLLMICSMVARYAPPISYNFLNLIRLDGDEKTLFEQRMGNIDDAVPFFGKGFNKIYPLIMVVYTLLIATNFFDRVIEYCGNWKIFKFQNESDDTDGFDPSGVIILQKERSGLERGHKVAEHVIPLARNFNNSSISLESGSSSMDKVAPELKATDVGKGGQLKPLKEDDPFGRSRKTVNKKHTTTRDHDKKDFEKNVTSSTADASKTQIAEAGPSSGLTSKWEAMKTGFQNFKSNIGANRFIPLRQLRETKLESHVSSSESLEEIFQRLKQPTINHRRLSKDDDDDDDYLYDNIMDIEKMSPSR